The Juglans microcarpa x Juglans regia isolate MS1-56 chromosome 2D, Jm3101_v1.0, whole genome shotgun sequence DNA window ACATCAGCTGCTCCCACTACAGTGGCTTCTCTcgagaattttttattaaaaaattaattgttttatatgaatttcatatttattcatttttttaaaataattacacaacgCTTGCGCATtcatgactgcaactatcatttctcattaaaatatatttttttcataaaattttcgtatttatttactttttttaaaatgattacattGTACTTATACACCCAcgattgtaactatcatttatttttaataaacgAACTAAAAATAAGTAAAGTTAGGGCCATCCGGTGAATATATATGGGACAatatttggactttttttttttttttttaagtgaacaagttagaaatttatatgaaaaaaatctatttttctaaagtatattatatttttttttttaaagaaagcatGCCAAATTTACACAATTTATAGCCGGATCTAATAACACTcgttatatttttattttatttttatctaacttTATTAACGTGGTACTGTCATGATTAGATTACTCATAATTTTTATTCgaaaaaatattacttataatttttggaagatgatattcttttatatGAGAAACAATATTTATCATTGTGGAGTGTGTAAGCGATGTACGATCTCTTtgtaaaaagtgaataaatatgagatacacatgaaacaaaattaattttttaatagtaaatttcattctttttcaaaatgattgtgcaATACTTACGCACTTtacgactatatataacattactctttttatatattttatcattttaagtCATAGACAATATTAATGCCCGGCTTTTaagcaatttttctttttatacaagtgATTGGCATGGAAAAACATTGAAAGTAACCTAAGAATGAAGAAACTTTTTGCAAAAATGTTCAACATATTACAACAGGAAGAAATAGAAGAATTAGCTTTGACTCTATAGAATATgtggaaaagaagaaatgaaaaagtgtTCAACAATATTATGATTGATCCTAACAAAGTTCTATATCGAGTTTAGCAAATGCAACATGATCTTGCAATAATTAAAGCCAATATAGATAATCAACATCACAACAACAGTACATTGAGGACTCGAACATGAGAAACCCTCCATCAGGTTTTTGCAAAGTAAACTGGGATGTGGTAGTGGAcaaaaaacatttcaaaattGGTATTGGCTTACTTAGCCACCATGGGAAAGAACCAACTTTTTAATCTTGACCCTTTAATTGCTAAAGCAGTAGGTGCAATGACAACAATTAATTCTGCTCTTGATCTAGGAATGAAAATGGTCATATTGGAGGGAGATTCTGAGACAATAGTAGTGAGGATCCAAACGCATGCACCAGATGAAAGTTATTTTGAAATGATCACTTCAGATATAAGGTCAAGAATTTATTAGTTTGATGTTTGTGTCACTAAGCATGTTAATAGAGAGGGCAATGTAATAGCTCACACATTTACTAAAAGTGCTCTTCTTAGTTCAGAATGCATAGTGGAATTGGAGGAAACTCCCCACTATGTGCGTAGTATGTATTAGTTTCAGCTTCAATGAAGTgagtttgtttaaaaaaaaaaaaaaaaaaagaatgaagaaaggttgagaaaaaaaaaaattaagaatgaaggaagatattatttttcttaataataaatttaaagacTGATAATAGGTTAAATGAAAATCATATATGCTATTCATTTTTaattgagcaaaaaaaaaaaaaaaggcaaattcTTTTAAGCCAACATCATAGAGGAATAATAATGCTACTCAGaactcatttggatagtgagatgagatgattttagatgaattgaataaaatattgttaaaatattttttttaatattattattactattttaagatttaaagaagttgaattattttattatattttgtatgaaaatttgagaaagttataatgataaaatgagataaaatgaattgaaagtatttttgtGTGCATTCTTCTCTTACTCTTTCTATAGAAAAATtggaatatattattataaaattaatttttttatatggatctcaaatttattaattaaaaaaaaaaggcaaaacttAATATCAAATATCATTGCAAATATGATTTACGAGTGAGGAAAGCATCTACGTAGACGGTCTGTAGGTGTGTTTTAAGGAAACGACAGTGAGAGAGCACAGATTAAACAAACACCCcccaaaaaactgaaaaaataaaaccaaagaaagaaaccaaaaaaaagcaaagagatTTTGTCGGTGAATTTGGccatctttccttttcttttatttatttatttataaaaattggcAGAATTTAACCTACGTGGAGGCTCACTCAGATGACAACCTTAGTGGCCAAGGAGTAGCATGAAATGAAATACAACcggccctctctctctctctctctccctgtctCTCTCAAAAAGGGCGTGTCTTGAACTCGTTTTctagtttttgtattttcatgaaGATTCACTCCCTCCCTCTGTGATTCTCAGGAAAAttcttagagagagaaagagagggagagagagggagagggcaACAGTGTTACAGAGATggaaggaggtggtggaggaggagagagggaggagaataGGAGGAAGAGAGGGGTGGAGATGTGCGAGAGGCCGTACAAGGGGATAAGGATGAGGAAGTGGGGCAAGTGGGTGGCCGAGATTAGGGAACCCAATAAGCGCTCCAGGATTTGGCTCGGCTCCTACTCCACCCCAGTCGCCGCCGCTCGGGCCTACGACACAGCCGTCTTTTATCTTAGGGGGCCTTCCGCTCGCCTCAATTTCCCCGAGTTCTTGGCAGGAGAAGCGCTCTGCGGAGACATGTCGGCCGCTTCCATTAGGAAGAAGGCGACCGAGGTCGGCGCGCAAGTCGACGCGGTGGAGACGGCTCTGCATCATCAGCCACAACAACATCGTGACCACCACGCATCGGCGGCGGCAGCGGTGACAAGCGAGTTCAACTCTTGCGGAGGGTTCGTGGAGCGGGTCGACTTGAATAAGTTGCCCGACCCAGATTATTCTGACGGGGAGTGGGAAGGGAACTGAAGAGGAAAGCCTCTTTCCTTTTCGTTcgtttcctccttt harbors:
- the LOC121250182 gene encoding ethylene-responsive transcription factor ERF010-like, translating into MEGGGGGGEREENRRKRGVEMCERPYKGIRMRKWGKWVAEIREPNKRSRIWLGSYSTPVAAARAYDTAVFYLRGPSARLNFPEFLAGEALCGDMSAASIRKKATEVGAQVDAVETALHHQPQQHRDHHASAAAAVTSEFNSCGGFVERVDLNKLPDPDYSDGEWEGN